A stretch of the Coprobacillus cateniformis genome encodes the following:
- a CDS encoding arsenate reductase family protein: MEFIYYPKCSTCLKALKQLQAKEYQIVKRDIVKETPTKQELYKWILDYGQGIKPFFNTSGMVYRELALKDRLPDMSIEEAVELLSSNGMLIKRPLLIMENQIIIGYKKEIYEQL, translated from the coding sequence ATGGAATTTATTTATTATCCTAAATGTAGTACATGTCTTAAAGCTTTAAAACAATTACAAGCTAAGGAGTATCAAATTGTTAAAAGAGATATTGTTAAAGAAACACCAACAAAACAAGAATTATATAAATGGATATTGGATTATGGTCAAGGTATAAAACCTTTTTTCAATACATCAGGGATGGTTTATAGAGAATTGGCTTTGAAAGATAGATTACCTGATATGAGTATTGAGGAAGCAGTAGAATTATTGTCAAGCAATGGAATGCTAATAAAGAGACCTCTGTTAATTATGGAAAATCAAATTATAATTGGATATAAAAAGGAAATCTATGAGCAATTGTAG
- a CDS encoding Tex family protein: MNTEIIKTMSIELNISEKQIENVLSLLQEGATVPFIARYRKEKTDGLNEDQIREISKVYEYQMNLQQRKEDVIRLIDEKGMLTEDLRNQILKAEKLSEVEDYYRPFKEKKKTKASVAKAKGLEPFALDILKLSRQFDLEAAAQKYLNEEVLTIEDAIQGAKDIIAEQISDEPRYRKYTKDMIYKTGIITSSVKKKNPDEDGIYEMYYDYNEKVQYIASHRILAMNRAEKEKVLNVSITIDEEKFENYIYNGVMRKRESNLNDFIMICVKDAFKRLIYPSVEREVRSELTEKAQEQALKVFSINLEKLLLQAPLKDRYVLGVDPAFRTGCKLAAIDPTGKVLDINKVFITLPKADYTKDEKILLSMIQKYRIEIIAIGNGTASRETESFIAEFIKKNALNLQYVIVSEAGASVYSASAIAKEEFPTYQVEERSAVSIARRLQDPLAELVKIEPKAISVGQYQHDMNQKKLTEQLDFVVEKVVNQVGVNINTASPSLLQYVSGLSMTLAKNIVKYREENGKFTSRDQIKKVHKLGDKTYELAVGFLRILSGNERFDETSIHPDNYQDASRLLQYLHLTKEDIGTQQAQDVIVKVNKEQAKTELGMDTFLLDDLLDAFVSPHRSPRDEYNAPILRQDVLKIDDLKVGMKLQGVVRNVVDFGAFVDIGLKNDGLVHISKMSKQKIKHTLDVCNVGDILDVYVYDIDLKKKRVALSLMEV; encoded by the coding sequence ATGAATACTGAGATTATTAAAACAATGAGCATTGAACTTAATATTAGTGAAAAACAAATTGAAAATGTATTGTCTTTATTACAAGAGGGGGCTACTGTTCCTTTTATTGCACGTTATCGTAAAGAAAAGACGGATGGACTTAATGAAGATCAAATTAGAGAGATTTCTAAGGTTTATGAATATCAAATGAATCTTCAACAAAGAAAAGAAGATGTTATTCGTTTGATAGATGAAAAAGGAATGTTGACTGAAGATCTTAGAAATCAAATATTGAAGGCAGAGAAATTAAGTGAAGTTGAAGATTACTATCGACCATTTAAAGAAAAGAAAAAAACAAAAGCTTCTGTTGCAAAAGCTAAAGGATTAGAACCATTTGCTTTAGATATTTTAAAATTATCAAGACAATTTGATTTAGAGGCTGCTGCTCAAAAATATTTAAATGAAGAAGTATTAACCATTGAAGATGCCATCCAAGGGGCTAAAGACATTATTGCAGAACAAATAAGTGATGAACCTCGTTATCGTAAATATACAAAAGATATGATTTATAAAACAGGAATAATAACATCTTCTGTTAAAAAGAAAAACCCTGATGAAGATGGTATCTATGAGATGTATTATGATTATAATGAAAAGGTACAGTATATAGCTTCTCATCGTATTTTGGCTATGAATCGTGCTGAGAAAGAAAAGGTTTTGAATGTTTCAATAACAATTGATGAAGAAAAATTTGAAAACTATATATATAATGGAGTGATGAGAAAACGTGAATCTAATCTAAATGATTTCATTATGATATGTGTAAAAGATGCATTTAAGCGTTTGATTTACCCATCAGTAGAAAGAGAAGTCAGAAGTGAATTGACAGAAAAGGCTCAGGAACAAGCTTTAAAAGTCTTCTCTATTAATTTAGAAAAATTATTATTACAAGCACCTCTAAAAGATCGTTATGTATTAGGAGTAGACCCCGCTTTTAGAACAGGTTGTAAATTAGCAGCCATTGATCCAACTGGAAAGGTTTTAGATATAAATAAAGTTTTTATCACTTTGCCTAAAGCCGATTATACAAAAGATGAAAAAATTCTTCTTTCGATGATTCAAAAATATAGAATTGAAATTATAGCTATTGGAAATGGGACAGCAAGTCGTGAAACTGAAAGTTTTATTGCTGAATTTATTAAGAAGAATGCTTTAAATCTTCAATATGTTATTGTTTCTGAAGCTGGTGCTAGTGTTTATTCAGCGAGCGCAATTGCCAAAGAAGAATTTCCTACATATCAAGTTGAGGAGCGTTCTGCTGTTTCTATTGCTAGGCGACTTCAAGATCCGCTTGCGGAACTTGTCAAGATCGAGCCAAAAGCGATATCTGTTGGTCAATATCAGCATGATATGAATCAAAAGAAGTTGACTGAACAATTAGATTTCGTTGTTGAAAAAGTTGTCAATCAAGTTGGAGTTAATATTAATACAGCTTCACCATCATTATTACAATATGTTTCTGGTCTTTCTATGACTTTAGCAAAAAATATTGTCAAATATCGTGAAGAAAACGGTAAATTCACATCTCGTGATCAAATCAAAAAGGTTCATAAGCTTGGTGATAAAACCTATGAATTGGCAGTAGGATTTTTAAGAATTCTATCAGGGAATGAAAGATTTGATGAAACAAGTATTCACCCAGATAATTATCAAGATGCATCTCGTTTATTGCAATATCTTCATTTGACAAAAGAAGATATTGGAACACAACAGGCACAAGATGTGATTGTAAAAGTCAATAAAGAACAAGCTAAGACAGAATTAGGAATGGACACGTTTTTATTAGATGATCTTCTTGATGCTTTTGTATCTCCACATCGTTCTCCTCGTGATGAATACAATGCACCTATTTTAAGACAAGACGTCTTAAAAATAGATGATCTTAAAGTAGGCATGAAATTACAAGGAGTTGTAAGAAATGTTGTTGATTTTGGAGCATTTGTTGATATTGGTCTTAAAAATGATGGATTAGTTCATATATCTAAAATGTCAAAACAAAAAATTAAACATACTTTAGATGTCTGTAATGTTGGAGATATCTTAGATGTGTATGTTTATGACATAGATTTGAAAAAGAAACGTGTTGCATTATCTTTGATGGAGGTATAG
- a CDS encoding tyrosine-type recombinase/integrase, with translation MTLDELYEIFIEDKKIDIIQATVETIENRYVVISRYFGKSNISNINKIAIRKYQNYLLNECNYSVSHVNNLIGVLKQIFNFALENGYIKTNTIASVRMINKRVKIPKEKVIWNLEQFLKFNEYINNTTDKVIFNMLFFLGIRKGELLSLRWNEVSFAQKNIKIISTANREKGKGQVITPPKTVHSNRIVVMDKFLCELIEEYYIGQRKIYGKDIKQKFVIGGDKMMSFTSLQRLLKKYLAKTQLPEITLHGFRHSHATMLADFSTDIKAISERLGHENIEITLKTYIHTNSKAQFKLTKEIERNVQSHNKSKFIVLVDNIKELLRKEITENECTDIEMDQIVNLYNYVQKEVINI, from the coding sequence ATGACATTAGATGAACTTTATGAAATATTTATTGAAGATAAAAAAATTGATATTATACAGGCAACTGTTGAAACTATTGAAAATAGATATGTTGTTATTTCACGATATTTTGGAAAAAGTAATATATCAAATATAAATAAAATAGCTATAAGAAAGTATCAAAATTATTTATTAAATGAATGTAATTATAGTGTATCTCATGTAAATAATTTAATAGGTGTTTTGAAACAAATTTTTAACTTCGCATTGGAGAATGGTTATATAAAAACAAATACTATCGCTAGTGTAAGAATGATTAATAAAAGAGTTAAAATACCTAAAGAAAAGGTTATATGGAATTTAGAACAATTTTTAAAATTTAATGAATATATAAACAACACAACTGATAAAGTTATATTTAATATGCTTTTCTTTTTAGGAATAAGAAAGGGAGAATTATTATCGTTAAGGTGGAATGAAGTTTCTTTTGCTCAAAAGAATATTAAGATTATTTCTACAGCGAATAGAGAAAAGGGAAAGGGACAAGTTATTACACCACCTAAAACTGTTCATTCTAATCGAATTGTTGTTATGGATAAATTTTTGTGTGAATTAATTGAAGAATATTACATAGGTCAAAGAAAAATTTATGGAAAGGATATAAAACAAAAATTTGTTATTGGTGGTGATAAAATGATGAGTTTTACTTCTTTACAAAGATTATTAAAAAAATATTTAGCAAAAACTCAACTTCCTGAAATTACTTTGCATGGATTTCGTCACAGTCATGCGACTATGCTCGCGGATTTTTCGACGGATATCAAGGCTATAAGCGAAAGACTAGGGCATGAGAATATCGAAATCACTTTAAAAACATATATACACACAAATTCAAAAGCACAATTTAAGTTGACAAAAGAAATAGAAAGGAATGTGCAGAGTCATAACAAAAGCAAATTTATTGTATTGGTAGATAATATAAAAGAACTCTTAAGAAAAGAAATCACAGAAAATGAATGTACAGATATAGAAATGGATCAAATTGTAAATTTGTATAATTATGTACAAAAGGAAGTGATAAATATTTAA